One part of the Rothia sp. ZJ932 genome encodes these proteins:
- a CDS encoding bifunctional 2-polyprenyl-6-hydroxyphenol methylase/3-demethylubiquinol 3-O-methyltransferase UbiG — MVEKSLWQEKIEQNPSHSQWYIQRFETMRAQGQDIWGEARVIDAMVSRGARILDAGSGAGRLADYLQRAGHTVVGVDVDAALIEASRQLNGEVDFYQGDLALLPEVLDTDASFDAIVCAGNVVTFLAPSTRRLVLENFAAALAEGGRAVIGFGAGRSYSFDEFFADAEAAGLTVQQKFSTWELHPLSESSTFLVAVLGR; from the coding sequence ATGGTTGAAAAATCTCTGTGGCAAGAAAAAATTGAGCAGAACCCCTCTCATTCGCAGTGGTATATTCAGCGTTTTGAGACAATGCGAGCTCAGGGGCAGGATATTTGGGGTGAGGCCCGCGTGATTGATGCGATGGTTTCTCGCGGTGCGCGTATTCTTGACGCTGGTTCTGGCGCTGGTCGGTTGGCTGATTATTTGCAACGGGCAGGTCATACGGTGGTCGGTGTTGATGTTGATGCGGCTTTGATCGAGGCTTCTCGGCAGCTCAATGGTGAGGTTGATTTCTATCAGGGCGATTTGGCCCTGTTGCCGGAGGTGCTTGATACTGATGCTTCCTTCGATGCGATTGTGTGCGCCGGTAATGTGGTGACCTTTTTGGCGCCGTCTACCCGGCGGTTGGTGTTGGAGAATTTCGCGGCGGCACTGGCTGAGGGCGGACGCGCCGTTATCGGTTTTGGTGCTGGCCGTAGCTACAGCTTTGACGAGTTTTTCGCCGATGCTGAGGCAGCTGGTTTGACAGTTCAGCAGAAGTTCTCTAC